GTCTGTGGTGGGTATACTGACAGCAATAAACGCTTTCCCGGAAGCCGCTGGCGAGATCATATATATGCTTTCAGTAAAGCCATCTGTTAATACTGTAGCGTTAATGTTCACACTCTACGGATGAAACCATTTTTGATGAAAGTCGTTGACAGCCAGGTAAAGTGCTTTGTTCTGCGCGTGCGCTAGCAgttcctgttttaaaaaaaataaaaataaaacgtcaCTCTTTCATAATAAAAGTTCCCGTGTTGCGCTGTAGCCAAACCCcggaaatcattttttttttttacgatcgGATTTtcgatttatgagtaaaataagatCTGTGATTAATATTACTGAAAGAGAGTTTCACGTTCTGTTCTAAAACGTAAATTATACATAACACATTCATACAGCAGACGTGCTTTTTaatgaattctgtttttaaatgtggaCTGCAAAATGAGTAGTTTGTAATATGCATCTACTACTGCTTttagctaaaaaagaaaaaatgaaaatctcaCTTTTCAGGCTGTATTAAgtggtttaaatttaaataaaaattacatttcgaTTACTGAAAGGTTTTTTCTTCAATAAGTTACCGAACCAGTAATGTAGTTTTGTTGCCAGCTGATGGGGCTGtcgaaaacaaaacagaaaccacTGCATTCGACGTTGCGCacttttatttccaaaaaaaaaacgttatttacCTCATTAGTTATTAAGACATTTGCTGAATAACCACAGGCTAAAAGTTAGGGTTGAACTGAAGTAGAGAATAGTTACTATTGCCCCCGGATTATTTATAACGTGTATCCTTCTTCTTAAATCggtttttgtgtaatttagtgtTCATGTCCTGTTGCTATCGGGGTAAATCAAATACTGCATGCTAACCACAATGTAAACAGCAGTGAAAACGTAAGCACTggcatatgtaaataattttacaatagcGAAGCTGACCTCGTCTGCCATCGCGAGCTAGATGTTCATGATACAAACCCGTTTCCCTGTAGCCCGAATTTTATGACTGTAATAAACCTGGCTTCAAACGAgtacgtttttattattattattattattctaaagaaaacatAACTTCAAACACCAACCATTTCTTGCATTtcatatgttgattttttttttcccatctcttATTTTTTGGTCTGACTTTAGTATCTATTGACAGACATTTCATTAATCATCTGCCTGTtttgttatattgtaataatgatgcaatataaacatttaaatagttatacgtaagtatattaaaaaaaaattcaaagaacttaaaacacaaacattttctacaattcttaaaaataattctGTTAATGACATGTCATAACCATAAATCATCTTTATAAAACATGTCCTATGGGTGCTGTCATCTACGTGAGCAGACAGAGTTCTAGTCTGAACAGATAATCAGTTTCATGGGCCACACGGTAAATGATTTCAAAGCTCTGGGCCGAATTCCAACACAGTGTCCGTTGTCCTATGTGCCCTGCTGCTCGAACTGGCAGTAATGTTGAAGTAATTACTGGCAAAAACCAATAGTTGTACATCACTAAAATAACATGTATTTGTTCCCCTTTAAGTAGGGCTAATTAAACTCATTTTCACTGCAGGGTTTAGGTGAAAGTTCCtctaaattcagttaaaaaaaaaagaattttgaaactacaaaacaacaacaaaggcattttgttaatgttaaactGTAAAGAACAGATTTATAGAAAAAGaagcatacacaaacacagtACTGGGGGGGAAGGGaaggaattttaattttttttagacaacCAAATTAAACAATCTTTTAGTACATACCAATTCGTAACAAAAGGGCTTTCAGCTTCCATTTCAAGTGACATTTTCAAGGTTGGGATAAATTCAACAGCCAATTGTTCAGGATAACCAAATTTAGGAAAAGGACTTTTACACattccattaaaataatttactttttactttaaagggttaaaatataATCTGGCAGTTCTGGAGCTAAAACACAGCATCATTGGCTTCAAACATTGGCCAACGGAGGAAAGACCAATGACTTGGGGCCAATGCAACACTGCTTTATGGACTCTGGATAAAGGGCAAAATAATGAGTTATAACAacgcaaaaatattaaaatattctttctaCTTGCATAGGCAACTCAAAAACAATGTATAAAAGTCCctttcaatttcaaaatgtttttttttctttgccattttttttttgtaactcgcACATAAAGTTCGCTCTGCCCCTACATGGTGccttatacaaaataaaaatattatgtgcaAGATCACTGGCAACAAATCACACAGTGCAGGGGTTTTGACGCACTATAGgcaaaattctctttttttttaatcaaaatattcttCAGCAATTTAAAACAAGCCACGTCCTTAGCGTGACTTTTACATTCAGTGTTATTACTAAAAAATACTTTATCTGCAGGTTTCAAACATTCCTGCACAAATGTACAATATGCTacaacattttatacatttcattatttacatGGCTCTATTACACATATTGAATCTCATCAGCTTTGTTTTGTCATCTTTAAGATAGCTATTAACATCACGTTCTGCAAGAGAGGTAGTTTCCACCATAACGAAGTGGGAAGGGGTGCTTCATGACATATCCACAGTTGAAAGAGCAACATTGTCTGAAACTTTTGAACACAAATGAACAGCAGTGCAAGAATAACAAGTGAGaaaaggcagtgtgtgtgtgtaagatgtcAGCCGCCTGCCTTCttataaaacaatgtaaacatgtCCTCACTGGACTTGCGCCCTATTTCTCAGTTCCCCCGTGCCATAATACACACATTCCAAAAAACAATGCTTGTATCAAAACAATCACAGAGCAAACAAGGCTATGAGATGAGACCAGAGAAAACATCCAGCCTATGTTCTCGCATCATAACCCTCCTCCGTATATTTGCTCTGTAATCGTTCCAAAAGTacagcaaagtaaaaaaaaaaaaaaaaatgtattccaaaaATGATTTGTCAACCGAAACCTTGATATATGCTAATGCCTTACCCGATGATTTATGGCACTTGTAACCAGATCTGGTTAAGCAAAGGGGGGTTTCAAACAGAAAATTGCTGATTACTTAGCTTtggtaaacattaaaaatcacacataGTTTTCTAAGCTATAACCTAagggacgaaaaaaaaaaaaaaaaagtttaacgcTGCAACAGAGCTTCTGAACCTTGGTGAATTTCAACACCTATAGTGCAATGCGCACAgcgccatttaaaaaaaaagtacaggtgTTGAAAGCACAAGGTCCATTGTGCCACCTCATTAGGCTTAAGGGTTCGTCAAATAACCTATGTTCACTTAAGTTTGTTCCCCTTCGTATTCCGTTCGCTTAGGTCTCCCTGCAGAACGAAGTCATGTGGCTTTTACTTCCCAAAACGCAAAATTAAAATAGATACCTGGAAATGCAGTATGCACTATAACGCTACAAATGCTGCTGTGCTTAGCACCAGGAGGTTTCAGACACTCCCTGCATGATTAAAACTCAAGCCGAGAGTGTGCATCAAACCTCAGTAAGTGAAAAACAACGCGAGATTTCAGAAAGCAAATGGTGGGTGAATTCAGTCTACTTCTAggcatggctgagaagaaaaaacacactGACTGTCACAAACAGCcatcaaaaaaagaacaaaacaaaacaggagcATAACAGAGCAATGAGTTATTAAGGATGACATCCAGTTCATCATTTGTCATGGCATACGGCTCCGCTAAAAGATCTCAACCGCCCCTTAAGGCCACAGCGACGTAATAACTAGtggtttcctttttaaaaaaaagttaggtGATGGACATTAGGAGAAACATCTGCCTGCCAAATGGTCATCATCTAATTAAGATGCAAATCTAAAAATAGCTGTAAAATATATTACGCAGCTGGAGCATTCAAGAGGAGGGCGAGATGCCAAAGCAGAGCCTTCGTTCAAATATTGGCTTAAGAATGCAGCAGTGACAGACCTTCTTAGGCCTGAACCTTCAGGAGGCTCTTTAACTGAAAGGTCATCATCTCACGATGATCGCAAGTGCCCATAGGAAGAGACACCCAGTGGCTCGGGGGCTTGGGTAGCACACTTGGGGATGGGGGCTCACTAAACTTGGCTCCAGCATAGTTCTGACCACACTGAGCTGATAAAAGTTTGCTCAGATGGGACACTGTACCCTCCCAATTCTGATCATAAGGTGTGGCGAAACGAACTGAGGCATTCTTCATGTCTACAGACGCGGCCTGCCACGCCTCAGGAGACCAAGAGTAGTTGGTGCCCTTCTCACCCCGGCGATGGCTGTGGTGATGGGGCACCCCTAAGGCTCCTGAGGAGGCGGAATGCACCACTCCATTCTGGTCTCGACTCCTCGGCTTGCCCCTGCCAATCTGGTGGCTCTTCTTGGGTGCTGCGCGGTCTGGAATGTTGTATCTCTCGCCACCTCCCATACTGCTTTGACTGGATGTCACCTATCAGAAGACAAAGAACTTGTTTAATAAAAGGGCAATACATACACTTTGAATTACAATGTTTAAAGAGTGCGAACTGATTTAAAAACAGGCCTCAAATTGCTACTAAACGGCCCGTGTTGCAGCCCGACAATAACAAAGGGCTGCCTGCAGCGCGGCGCCGCCCATCCCCCACTCGCTTCCTCCGCTCACCTCTCTGTTGTAGAAAAGTTGAGTGCGTGGTTCTCCTCACTTTTTAATTTCTCTTCGCCAATCGGGCTCCAGGTCCTCGAAGTAGTTGATCTACCTCTCGCTGCACATCTGTGTCCAGCAAGATCTGAAGTTTTCATGTGCCAATGAGCGTTGTTTTGTCGTGTAACCGAGCTGAACATGAATTCACCTCGGCGCACGGTGCTCTAGAAGCCGTGAATCTAACAAAAGAAGCAATGATGTCATTTGTCACCtaaaatctgtattttaataatatttaat
The Cyprinus carpio isolate SPL01 chromosome A16, ASM1834038v1, whole genome shotgun sequence genome window above contains:
- the LOC109104995 gene encoding proline-rich nuclear receptor coactivator 2-like: MGGGERYNIPDRAAPKKSHQIGRGKPRSRDQNGVVHSASSGALGVPHHHSHRRGEKGTNYSWSPEAWQAASVDMKNASVRFATPYDQNWEGTVSHLSKLLSAQCGQNYAGAKFSEPPSPSVLPKPPSHWVSLPMGTCDHREMMTFQLKSLLKVQA